From a region of the Vanrija pseudolonga chromosome 2, complete sequence genome:
- the SPCC794.03 gene encoding putative amino-acid permease: MAEAHPSAASSDTDAQDAADLAQIGYTPVLKRTFGQLEAWAASFCAMNFVGVTRMLLFVGLMCGGPPAVFTSSVVTIFGVTVTAAVLAEICSALPLNGSIYVWASEAAGRKWGRLVGFVVGWWASTAWISFVASNSQGPAQYLLSLGIIYDRSIPGGFNPESQAYRGVLFAVSLGCMWLAIGLNYLPPRFFKWTFRFTVGLLFLDLLLSITWLPVGVHRTYGFRSASEVFTKTANSTGFGFGWAWALSFFYGGFTTCGYDAAGHVSEETKSASTTSARGIFYSALMSSVLTLVSTIVWLFCIPPIEQFYAYTAPQPFVQVWNDSIGRGGATFMTVLAVLGAIMSTSCAVTASSRLIFAVARDGILPGSKWIATPNAQGVPTNAVTVIAGLSTALLLISIGSQVAFTSLLSAAAVGSISAYALIAICRFAVTPREFKNTKWSLGRWGPACYVVAFAWNLFLLVILYSPLSYPFTAQSFNFAIVIMAGVSIFGILSWWLVPEDKWLRPALIDAMRKHAYDEEVDEKRESDKVKA, encoded by the exons ATGGCGGAAGCACACCCCTCGGCCGCAAGCAGCGACACGGACGCGCAGGACGCCGCGGACTTG GCCCAGATCGGGTACACGCCCGTCCTGAAGCGCACGTttggccagctcgaggcGTGGGCCGCGTCCTTCTGCGCCATGAACTTTGTCGGCGTGACCCGCATGCTGCTGTTCGTGGGGCTGATGTGCGGCGGCCCCCCGGCGGTGTTTACGAGCTCGGTGGTGACCATCTTTGGGGTGACGGTCACGGCGGCCGTGTTGGCCGAGATTTGTTCAGCGCTGCCA CTCAACGGCTCAATCTACGTCTGGGCCTCGGAGGCCGCAGGGCGTAAGTGGGGCCGCCTGgtcggcttcgtcgtcggctggtgGGCGTCGACAGCGTGGATCTCGTTCGTCGCGTCCAACTCGCAGGGCCCGGCGCAGTACCTCCTCTCCCTGGGCATCATCTACGACCGCTCCATTCCGGGCGGGTTCAACCCCGAGTCGCAGGCGTACCGCGGCGTCCTGTTCGCCGTGTCGCTTGGGTGCATGTGGCTTGCTATCGGGCTCAACTACCTCCCGCCAAGGTTCTTCAAGTGGACGTTTAGGTTCACGGTCGGGCTGTTGTTCCTCGACTTGTTGCTG tccATCACTTGGCTCCCCGTCGGCGTCCACCGCACGTACGGCTTCCGCTCCGCCTCCGAGGTCTTCACCAAGACGGCCAACTCGAccggcttcggcttcggctgGGCGTGGGCCCTCTCCTTCTTCTA CGGCGGTTTCACCACCTGCGGGTACGATGCCGCGGGGCACGTGTCCGAGGAGAccaagtcggcgtcgacgacctcggcccgcGGCATCTTCTACTCGGCGCTCATGTCGTCCGTGCTCACGCTCGTCTCGACTATCGTGTGGCTGTTCTGTATCCCGCCCATCGAGCAGTTCTACGCGTacaccgcgccgcagc CCTTTGTCCAGGTGTGGAACGACTCGatcggacgcggcggcgcgaccttCATGACggtcctcgccgtgctcggcgccatcatGTCCACGTCGTGCGCCGTcacggcctcctcgcgcctcatcttcgccgtcgcgcgcgacggcatCCTCCCCGGCTCAAAGTGGATCGCGACCCCGAACGCGCAGGGCGTGCCGACCAACGCCGTGACCGTCATCGCTGGCCTGTCGACCGCGCTCCTGCTCATCTCGATCGGCTCGCAGGTGGCCTTCACGTCTCTCctcagcgccgcggcggtgggatCCATCTCGGCGTAcgcgctcatcgccatcTGCCGATTCGCCGTCACGCCGCGCGAGTTCAAGAACACCAAGTGGAGCCTCGGGCGCTGGGGACCGGCGTGCTACGTGGTTGCGTTTGCGTGGAACTTGTTCCTCCTGGTG ATCCTCTACTCGCCCCTCAGTTACCCCTTCACGGCGCAGAGCTTCAACTTTGCCATCGTCATCATGGCCGGCGTGTCAATCTTTGGCATCCTCTCGTGGTGGCTCGTGCCAGAGGACAAGTGGCTGCGGCCGGCGCTCATCGACGCAATGCGCAAGCACGcgtacgacgaggaggtcgacgagaagcgcgagagcgacaaggtcaaggcgtAG
- the FUM15_0 gene encoding Cytochrome P450 monooxygenase FUM15, with protein MATAITMATGTTMATDISPVALATAALGLVIALLVLKRIVPPAAVRVLPGPDQAHWLYGHEWDVYRHPAGRLWNAWSRSYGAVFRYRNAFFNGWTIAVADPAAARAILQNDGVAFHKPPFNRATNERLLGRGVIWAEGQDHRHQRRLLSPAFSNSSIKAVSGAFYRTAEDIKDAWHALLDGTGDDVVNVAEFMSSAALDVIGAAGFEHDFKAVRSATAEARSVTDGLAAALGAPPSFKIFASLTLAKAFPTIFNHAPLKAIRNQRASKAAIDKVARGVLSRVEAQGASEGKSVLSILLAERAKGSGLDDRQILDNISTMITAGHETTGITLSFVLYELARHPDIQARVRAELVTHSPTLEQLQDGAAPLLDAVIKEILRLYPANIRIIRRAERDTAVPLAFPLQTSKGTLNSIVIPGNTDVVLPITAINRLESCWGADADAFRPDRWLDDGSIPEAVKHLPGGYDHIFTFISGPRACLGMRFALAEMRVILSTLLTNFSFTPDSERPLDIVSPTQIMLRAQDAERGVYGVPLVIRRLD; from the exons ATGGCCACCGCCATCACTATGGCCACCGGCACCACTATGGCCACCGACATCtcgcccgtcgcgctcgcgaccgcTGCCCTTGGACTCGTCATCGCGCTCCTGGTGCTCAAGCGCATCGTTCCTCCGGCGGCGGTCCGCGTCCTCCCTGGACCAGATCAAGCCCACTGGCTGTATGGCCACGAGTGGGACGTCTATCGTCACCCGGCCGGGCGACTATGGAACgcctggtcgaggtcgtacgGTGCTGTGTTCAGATACCGAAACGCCTTCTTC AACGGGTGGACCATCGCCGTGGCCGACCCAGCAGCTGCCCGGGCCATCCTGCAAAACGACGGTGTGGCCTTCCACAAGCCGCCGTTCAACCGCGCGACCAACGAGCGCCTGCTGGGCCGTGGGGTCATTTGGGCGGAAGGCCAAGATCACCGGCATCAGCGCCGCCTTCTCAGTCCGGCGTTCAGCAACTCATCGATCAAGGCTGTTTCTGGCGCGTTCTACCGCACCGCAGAGGAT ATCAAGGACGCGTGgcacgccctcctcgacggcacgGGTGACGATGTGGTCAACGTGGCCGAGTTCATGTCGTCCGCGGCACTCGATGTCATTGGCGCCGCTGGGTTCGAGCACGACTTCAAGGCCGTCCGCTCTGCCACGGCTGAAGCCCGCTCCGTGACTGACGGGTTGGcggctgccctcggcgctcCGCCGAGCTTCAAGATCTTCGCT TCCCTCACACTTGCGAAAGCCTTTCCGACCATCTTTAACCACGCACCGTTAAAGGCGATCCGCAACCAGCGGGCGTCCAAGGCCGCGATTGACAAGGTCGCAAGAGGCGTGCTGTCGCGGGTTGAGGCGCAGGGTGCCAGTGAGGGCAAGAGCGTGCTGTCCATCCTtctcgccgagcgagcgaagGGGtctggcctcgacgacaggcAGATCCTTGACAATATTTCAACCATGATCACGGCGGGTCATGAGAC CACCGGCATCACCCTCTCATTTGTACTGTACGAGCTCGCACGACACCCAGACATCCAGgctcgcgtgcgcgccgagctaGTAACACACTCGCCGACCCTTGAGCAGCTACAGGAcggtgccgcgccgctcctcgacgccgtgatCAAGGAGATCTTGCGCCTGTACCCCGCCAACATCCGCATCATCCGGCGTGCAGAGCGGGACACGGCGGTGCCACTCGCCTTTCCCCTGCAAACTTCCAAGGGCACACTCAACTCCATCGTCATACCAGGCAACACGGACGTCGTTCTCCCCATCACAGCCATCAACCGCCTCGAGTCGTGCTGGGGGGCCGACGCAGATGCCTTCCGCCCCGACCGCTGGCTCGATGACGGCAGCATTCCCGAGGCGGTGAAGCACCTCCCCGGAGGATACGACCACATCTTCACCTTCATCTCTGGCCCGCGAGCGTGCCTCGGCATGCGGTTCGCCCTTGCCGAGATGCGTGTGATCCTCTCCACGCTTCTGACCAACTTCTCCTTTACGCCCGACAGCGAGAGGCCGTTGGATATTGTGTCGCCGACGCAGATCATGCTGCGTGCGCAGGATGCTGAGAGGGGAGTGTATGGCGTGCCGCTTGTGATCAGGCGTTTGGATTAG
- the thiM gene encoding Hydroxyethylthiazole kinase, producing MAHTWTSEQLVDAAAAIVDRTRASTPLVVQLTNIVSANEQANWTLAVGGSPIMSLAEEEQDTLAQLTSSLLINIGTIHAAQRATIARAVAAANAHAKPVIFDPVGVGATAYRQEVAAEVLGSKLAVVTGNAGEIAYLAGADDSLSRGVDSGRIDPATAASVVRSLATQLGAVVVLHGEVDYISDGEAVAALSNGSARLGELTGTGCGLGSVLGAYVGAVGGRDKRDVFAAAVGAVLAVSVAGELAAEHAGPGRGSYRVALLDALGDVVGDDLRSRARVRLLV from the exons ATGGCGCACACCTGGACGTCCGAGCAGCTGGTCGACGCGGCAGCGGCCATCGTCGACCGCAcaagggcgagcacgccgctcgtGGTGCAGCTCACGAACATCGTGTCGGCGAACGAGCAGGCCAACTGGACGCTCGCGGTGGGCGGGAGCCCAATCATGTCTCT GGCGGAGGAGGAACAGGACACATTGGCGCAgctcacctcgtcgctgctcatCAACATTGGCACCATCcacgcagcgcagcgcgccaCCATTGCGCGCGCTGTCGCCGCGGCAAACGCGCACGCCAAGCCCGTCATCTTTGATCctgttggcgtcggcgcgacggcgtacCGACAGGAagtggccgccgaggtgctggGCTCAAAGCTGGCCGTGGTCACGGGGAACGCGGGCGAGATCGCCTACCTAGCTGGCGCG GACGATAGCctgtcgcgcggcgtcgactcggGCCGCATCGAtcccgcgacggcggcgtcggtcgtgCGCAGCCTCGCGACGCAACTCGGCGCAGTGGTCGTCCTccacggcgaggtcgactaCATCTCCGACGGGGAGGCGGTGGCTGCGCTGTCGAACGGGAGCGCAAGGCTCGGCGAGTTGACGGGCACGGGGTGTGGTCTTGGGtcggtgctcggcgcgtacgtcggcgccgtgggcgGCAGAGACAAGCGGGACGTGTtcgccgctgctgttggCGCCGTGCTTGCCGTCTCTGTCGCTGGGGAGCTCGCTGCTGAGCATGCTGGTCCTGGGAGGGGGAGCTATCGTGTCGCGCTGCTTGATGCGCTGGGGGATGTTGTTGGCGATGATTTGCGGTCGCGGGCACGGGTGAGGTTGTTGGTTTAG
- the YLL056C_0 gene encoding putative protein: MSSPKILILGAAGYMGGDFLVELLKTHPAANITTLVRSEAQIPLLKPLGVNVYLGSVEADTVGPLAAAHDVVVNFAVPFGGGDAAISAIIESLEQRAATHTKPVLIHTVGTGTVLSGTDGEAPTGAKWSDDEPERWEALPDTAYFQSGTRLVVRAAERGLISAYVVTSPTVYGVGKGPGKKVSLQVPDYVAYAKENGQAAYIGKGENVWGNVHVSDLTSLYLAVLAHALQNPAKTAGTERGWSNLVYSGVGEHNWKDVVTAIGDALHAKGEVKAAGAISIPEGTGKGYMFGGSSVLAQSKKARALGWVPKAKGIVETVVADIEA, encoded by the exons ATGTCTTCTCCCAAGATCCTCAtcctcggtgccgccggctACATGGGCG gcgacttcctcgtcgagctcctcaagaCCCACCCCGCGGCCAACATCACGACCCTCGTGCGCTCCGAGGCCCAAATCCCGCTCCTCAAGCCCCTCGGCGTGAACGTTTACCTCGGCtcggtcgaggccgacaccgTTGGCCCTCTGGCTGCGgcccacgacgtcgtcgtcaactTTGCCGTGCcctttggcggcggcgacgccgcgatcAGCGCGATCATCGAgtcgctcgagcagcgcgccgcgacccacACCAAGCCGGTCCTTATCCACACGGTCGGTACTGGAACTGTCCTCTCCGGtaccgacggcgaggcgccCACTGGCGCCAAgtggagcgacgacgagcccgagcgctGGGAGGCGCTCCCCGACACGGCTTACTTCCAGTCCGGcacccgcctcgtcgtccgcgccgctGAGCGTGGCCTCATCTCGGCCTATGTCGTCACTTCGCCCACCGTCtacggcgtcggcaagggcCCCGGAAAGAAGGTCTCGCTCCAGGTGCCCGACTACGTCGCGTACGCGAAGGAGAACGGGCAGGCGGCCTAcatcggcaagggcgagaacGTGTGGGGTAAC GTGCACGTTTCCGACCTGACCTCGCTCTACCTCGCGGTCCTCGCCCACGCGCTCCAGAACCCCGCCAAGACGGCTGGCACCGAGCGCGGCTGGTCCAACCTGGTCTACTctggcgttggcgagcacAACTGGAAGGACGTTGTCACTGCCAttggcgacgcgctccacgccaagggcgaggtcaaggctgCCGGCGCGATTTCCATCCCGGAGGGCACCGGCAAGGGATACATGtttggcggcagcagcgtgctcgcgcagagcaagaaggcgcgcgcgctcggctgggtgcccaaggccaagggcatCGTCGAGACTGTCGTGGCTGACATCGAGGCCTGA
- the lsrG gene encoding (4S)-4-hydroxy-5-phosphonooxypentane-2,3-dione isomerase, whose translation MTVTFTASYRVVDAAAAQRVQELVRAVRDASATEPGTLVFSPARKAGDDLAFFVYEEYADQAALDAHLATPQFQALIGEAETLFVGGKAGLKIEYYDKL comes from the exons ATGACCGTCACCTTCACTGCCTCGtaccgcgtcgtcgacgccgctgccgcccagcgcgtcCAGGAGC TCGTCCGCGCAGTccgcgacgcgagcgccacCGAGCCCGGCACGCTCGTCTTCTCCCCCGCACGcaaggcgggcgacgacctcgcgttCTTCGTGTATGAGGAGTATGCCGACCAGGCGGCGCTTGATG CGCACCTCGCCACGCCCCAGTTCCAGGCGCTCAtcggcgaggcggagacGCTGTTCGTCGGCGGTAAGGCCGGCCTCAAGATCGAGTACTATGACAAGCTGTAG